A window of the Helianthus annuus cultivar XRQ/B chromosome 4, HanXRQr2.0-SUNRISE, whole genome shotgun sequence genome harbors these coding sequences:
- the LOC110932923 gene encoding uncharacterized protein LOC110932923: protein MLGGDSDNVLSLTTDELKEKIAEEVGRAIKVSLPRFIERMQNTLLSTMEEKIGELREDLTNDRGKAKEKKGCSYNKFMACKPPIFNGEVDPIACQRWISDIEGVFERTHCDESDFVAYGTGQLRGQAKDWWDNLRNERGVEAKRAMTWEDFKTPFLKHHSPKAVINKVKEEFMQLRQKGETVDKITGMFMDKLKFCDDLVKTEEQKIYYYHTMLRAEYREIMTPSHYENLTDIINAAREREIELKRQVERGERRALDENPSPAKKPKVAESSKKGSAKGGSPSCKTCGRTHKGECYFKNKPCVACGKIGHGVANCPDKVTVCYKCYQPGHKKSECPELKGKKESADSRDETPKAKARSFQITAAEAKMEPDVVTGILL from the coding sequence ATGTTGGGAGGTGATAGTGATAATGTCCTATCCCTCACTACCGACGAGTTGAAAGAGAAGATTGCCGAGGAAGTCGGAAGGGCAATCAAAGTTAGCCTACCAAGATTTATAGAGAGGATGCAAAACACCCTACTTTCGACTATGGAGGAAAAGATTGGTGAATTAAGAGAAGACCTTACCAATGATAGAGgcaaggctaaagaaaagaaaggttGTTCTTACAACAAGTTTATGGCGTGTAAACCTCCGATTTTCAATGGAGAGGTGGATCCAATTGCTTGTCAAAGGTGGATAAGCGATATCGAGGGTGTTTTCGAACGAACGCATTGTGATGAAAGTGATTTCGTGGCTTATGGAACTGGCCAACTTAGAGgccaagccaaggattggtgggacaacCTCAGAAACGAAAGGGGTGTCGAAGCAAAAAGAGCAATGACTTGGGAAGATTTCAAAACACCATTCCTCAAACATCATAGCCCCAAGGCAGTAATAAACAAGGTAAAGGAAGAATTCATGCAATTGAGGCAAAAGGGTGAAACCGTTGATAAAATTACGGGGATGTTCATGGATAAGCTCAAGTTTTGTGATGACTTGGTCAAAACTGAAGAACAGAAAATCTATTACTATCACACCATGCTTAGGGCTGAATATAGGGAAATTATGACTCCCTCACATTATGAAAATCTCACCGATATAATCAATGCGGCGCGGGAACGCGAGATTGAACTAAAAAGGCAAGTTGAAAGAGGTGAGAGAAGGGCCTTGGATGAAAACCCGAGTCCCGCAAAGAAGCCAAAGGTAGCTGAATCTTCAAAGAAAGGAAGTGCAAAAGGAGGTTCTCCGAGTTGCAAAACATGTGGACGCACTCATAAAGGTGAATGTTACTTCAAAAACAAACCTTGCGTTGCATGTGGTAAGATAGGACATGGGGTTGCAAATTGCCCAGACAAAGTAACGGTGTGCTATAAATGTTACCAACCGGGTCATAAAAAGTCAGAATGTCCGGAATTGAAGGGAAAGAAAGAGAGTGCCGACTCTAGGGATGAAACCCCAAAAGCTAAGGCAAGGTCATTCCAGATCACTGCTGCTGAAGCAAAAATGGAACCCGACGTGGTTACAGGTATATTACTGTAA